Proteins from a genomic interval of Harpia harpyja isolate bHarHar1 chromosome 9, bHarHar1 primary haplotype, whole genome shotgun sequence:
- the MTFP1 gene encoding mitochondrial fission process protein 1: MGAAEPDRYRDTWVRYLGYANEVGESFRPLVPVPVVWASYGVATAYVTADAIDKGRRAATAHAQDPAQAARVGVAVVDTFVWQSLASVAIPGVTINRLCAASLALLGTLTRWPLPLRRWTTTALGLAAIPLIITPIDRTVDFLMDSSLRKLYGAPGEPPAPH, translated from the exons ATGGGGGCGGCGGAGCCCGACCGTTACCGGGACACGTGGGTCCGCTACCTGG GTTATGCCAACGAGGTGGGCGAGTCCTTCCGCCCGCTGGTGCCGGTACCGGTGGTGTGGGCCAGCTACGGCGTGGCCACCGCCTACGTGACGGCCGACGCCATCGACAAGGGCCGGAGAGCTGCCACC GCCCACGCGCAGGACCCCGCACAGGCTGCGCGGGTGGGGGTGGCCGTGGTGGACACCTTCGTCTGGCAGAGCCTGGCCTCGGTGGCCATCCCCGGCGTCACCATCAACCGCCTCTGCGCCGCCTCGCTGGCCCTGCTGGGCACCCTCACCCGCTGGCCCCTGCCTCTCCGCCGGTGGACCACCACCGCCCTGGGGCTGGCCGCCATCCCCCTCATCATCACCCCCATCGAcag gaccGTGGATTTCCTGATGGATTCCAGCCTCCGTAAGCTCTACGGGGCACCGggagagcccccagccccacactga